One window of Nymphaea colorata isolate Beijing-Zhang1983 chromosome 11, ASM883128v2, whole genome shotgun sequence genomic DNA carries:
- the LOC116265007 gene encoding lipid phosphate phosphatase 2-like isoform X2: MPEIQLGAHTIKSHGVKVARLHMHDWLILVFLMVVEVVLNVIHPFYRFVGKEMMTDLKYPLKSNTVPFWAVPVIAILIPFAIILIYYFIRRDVYDFHHAILGLLFAVLITGVITDAIKDAVGRPRPDFFWRCFPDGKEVYDTITSGVICHGEDSVIKEGHKSFPSGHTSWTFAGLGFLSLYLSGKIKAFDQRGHVAKLCIVFLPLLLAALVGTSRVDDYWHHWQDVFAGGLLGMTVATFCYLQFFPAPYHTECWGPHAYFQMLADSHSNQDQSSANNHHLAFRGTEIETAYQQRPEMEYGVRDTRPILDVEAGRR; the protein is encoded by the exons ATGCCAGAAATTCAACTGGGTGCACACACAATTAAATCACATGGAGTTAAAGTAGCAAGGCTGCATATGCATGACTGGCTGATACTTGTGTTTCTTATGGTGGTGGAGGTTGTCCTGAATGTTATACATCCATTTTATAGGTTTGTGGGGAAGGAAATGATGACTGACTTGAAGTATCCATTGAAGAGTAATACAGTGCCATTTTGGGCTGTCCCT GTAATTGCAATTCTGATACCATTTGCCATCATCCTTATATACTATTTCATCAGAAGAGATGTTTATGATTTTCACCATGCCATTCTAG GACTTTTATTTGCTGTATTAATAACGGGGGTTATTACTGATGCTATCAAGGACGCTGTTGGTCGACCCCGTCCTGATTTTTTCTGGCGATGTTTCCCTGATGGAAAGGAA gTCTATGATACCATCACAAGTGGTGTTATTTGTCACGGAGAAGATAGTGTCATAAAAGAAGGGCATAAAAGTTTCCCAAGTGGCCATACTTCCT GGACGTTTGCTGGTCTAGGATTTCTGTCATTGTATCTGTCTGGAAAAATTAAAGCGTTTGATCAAAGAGGCCATGTAGCAAAACTATGCATCGTCTTCCTTCCTTTGCTTCTTGCAGCCCTTGTTGGAACTTCTCGTGTAGATGACTATTGGCATCATTGGCAAGATGTCTTCGCTGGTGGCCTACTAG GTATGACAGTTGCCACATTTTGTTATTTGCAGTTCTTCCCAGCTCCATATCACACAGAGt GTTGGGGGCCACATGCATATTTTCAGATGTTGGCAGATTCTCACAGCAACCAGGACCAATCAAGTGCTAACAATCATCATCTCGCTTTTCGTGGAACAGAAATTGAGACTGCATATCAGCAACGTCCAGAAATGGAATATGGTGTGCGTGATACCCGTCCCATACTCGATGTCGAAGCTGGAAGACGGTGA
- the LOC116265007 gene encoding lipid phosphate phosphatase 2-like isoform X1 has product MPEIQLGAHTIKSHGVKVARLHMHDWLILVFLMVVEVVLNVIHPFYRFVGKEMMTDLKYPLKSNTVPFWAVPVIAILIPFAIILIYYFIRRDVYDFHHAILGLLFAVLITGVITDAIKDAVGRPRPDFFWRCFPDGKEVYDTITSGVICHGEDSVIKEGHKSFPSGHTSWTFAGLGFLSLYLSGKIKAFDQRGHVAKLCIVFLPLLLAALVGTSRVDDYWHHWQDVFAGGLLGWGPHAYFQMLADSHSNQDQSSANNHHLAFRGTEIETAYQQRPEMEYGVRDTRPILDVEAGRR; this is encoded by the exons ATGCCAGAAATTCAACTGGGTGCACACACAATTAAATCACATGGAGTTAAAGTAGCAAGGCTGCATATGCATGACTGGCTGATACTTGTGTTTCTTATGGTGGTGGAGGTTGTCCTGAATGTTATACATCCATTTTATAGGTTTGTGGGGAAGGAAATGATGACTGACTTGAAGTATCCATTGAAGAGTAATACAGTGCCATTTTGGGCTGTCCCT GTAATTGCAATTCTGATACCATTTGCCATCATCCTTATATACTATTTCATCAGAAGAGATGTTTATGATTTTCACCATGCCATTCTAG GACTTTTATTTGCTGTATTAATAACGGGGGTTATTACTGATGCTATCAAGGACGCTGTTGGTCGACCCCGTCCTGATTTTTTCTGGCGATGTTTCCCTGATGGAAAGGAA gTCTATGATACCATCACAAGTGGTGTTATTTGTCACGGAGAAGATAGTGTCATAAAAGAAGGGCATAAAAGTTTCCCAAGTGGCCATACTTCCT GGACGTTTGCTGGTCTAGGATTTCTGTCATTGTATCTGTCTGGAAAAATTAAAGCGTTTGATCAAAGAGGCCATGTAGCAAAACTATGCATCGTCTTCCTTCCTTTGCTTCTTGCAGCCCTTGTTGGAACTTCTCGTGTAGATGACTATTGGCATCATTGGCAAGATGTCTTCGCTGGTGGCCTACTAG GTTGGGGGCCACATGCATATTTTCAGATGTTGGCAGATTCTCACAGCAACCAGGACCAATCAAGTGCTAACAATCATCATCTCGCTTTTCGTGGAACAGAAATTGAGACTGCATATCAGCAACGTCCAGAAATGGAATATGGTGTGCGTGATACCCGTCCCATACTCGATGTCGAAGCTGGAAGACGGTGA